A single genomic interval of Oncorhynchus tshawytscha isolate Ot180627B linkage group LG15, Otsh_v2.0, whole genome shotgun sequence harbors:
- the LOC112255217 gene encoding kelch-like protein 33 — protein MKKGVEKRTEEKKVSAEEQMKLTLQSIRQLWKEGVGCDVELEVDGTSFHVHKVLMAASSDFFRGMFTSGMKESQQPCVALPFLEAAELEAMIGCSYSGSLPLSWGRVFEITCTALQLQFQPALSLCLNFLEQEIDAHSCLDVASFAEAYGMPELLEVANSFVLRHFQNVAATPKFQDLPAKNLRRYLKSDSLFVPSELVVFKAVVAWIEACPSKRLKLTKELMKKVHFPLMNVKEFNEVKTTKLWSEHNTEGLYLTILEDFHSPHVAPRTLCRVYLPKDSLVLVGGDQISADFSRRSPSRELWFGNSLRNYTGIVKNVEWRLLGEMPKPPRLSHEVAVLTGKLYVVGGQSYEGTLDVFNSTYRYDPLQNLWERLADLHKTRCNFSMVVLDRMIYAIGGDIDPETNLDSVERYCPNTDTWRGTNYLAEMRQPRARHCMETLNCNLYVAGGVTVDENMTSIDQLACEVYDSVSDLWSALTPLAVPHVGAASVVLEGMLYVLGGYCQEDYRETRLVHRYDPTIQFWENMGEMPGPNTDIRACLLHLPNHLRQ, from the exons ATGAAGAAGGGAGTAGAGAAGAGGACTGAAGAAAAGAAGGTATCTGCTGAAGAACAGATGAAGCTCACTCTTCAGTCAATCAGACAGCTGTGGAAAGAGGGAGTGGGCTGTGATGTGGAGCTGGAGGTTGATGGGACATCATTCCATG TCCACAAAGTGCTCATGGCTGCCAGTAGTGACTTCTTCCGGGGAATGTTCACCAGCGGGATGAAGGAATCCCAGCAGCCCTGTGTGGCCCTTCCCTTCCTGGAGGCTGCTGAGCTGGAGGCCATGATTGGCTGCTCCTACAGTGGGTCCCTCCCCCTCAGCTGGGGGCGTGTCTTTGAGATTACCTGCACCGCCCTCCAGCTCCAGTTCCAGCCCGCCCTCTCGCTGTGCCTCAACTTCCTGGAACAGGAAATCGATGCTCACTCCTGCCTGGACGTGGCCTCCTTCGCTGAGGCTTATGGGATGCCGGAACTCCTCGAAGTGGCAAACAGTTTTGTCCTGAGACACTTCCAAAACGTGGCAGCCACCCCTAAATTTCAAGACCTGCCAGCCAAGAATCTTAGAAGATATCTGAAAAGCGATTCCCTCTTTGTGCCCTCTGAGCTTGTCGTCTTCAAGGCTGTGGTGGCTTGGATCGAGGCGTGTCCCAGCAAAAGGCTTAAACTCACCAAAGAGCTGATGAAGAAAGTCCACTTTCCCCTCATGAACGTCAAGGAGTTCAATGAAGTTAAAACCACAAAACTGTGGTCTGAACACAACACGGAAGGTCTCTACCTGACTATACTGGAGGACTTTCACTCCCCTCACGTTGCACCTCGAACCCTGTGCAGGGTTTACTTGCCAAAGGACAGTCTAGTCTTGGTGGGTGGAGATCAGATCTCTGCCGACTTTAGCCGCCGATCTCCCAGCCGAGAACTGTGGTTCGGAAACTCTCTGAGGAACTACACAGGCATTGTAAAGAATGTGGAATGGAGGTTGCTTGGAGAGATGCCAAAGCCACCAAGGCTAAGTCACGAGGTGGCGGTACTCACAGGGAAGTTGTACGTGGTCGGGGGACAGAGTTATGAAGGCACACTTGATGTTTTCAACTCGACCTACAG ATATGATCCGCTTCAGAACCTCTGGGAGAGGTTGGCTGACTTGCATAAGACAAGGTGCAACTTTTCCATGGTTGTGCTGGACAGgatgatatatgccattggaggGGACATTGATCCAGAAACTAACCTGGATAGTGTGGAGCGCTACTGTCCAAACACAGATACCTGGAG AGGAACCAACTACCTGGCCGAGATGAGGCAACCTCGAGCCCGTCACTGCATGGAAACTTTAAACTGCAATCTTTACGTGGCAGGAGGTGTCACTGTTGATGAAAACATGACGTCTATCGACCAGCTGGCCTGTGAGGTCTATGACTCGGTTAGTGACCTTTGGAGTGCTCTCACACCCCTGGCCGTCCCCCATGTTGGAGCAGCCTCTGTGGTTCTGGAGGGGATGCTCTATGTGCTGGGAGGATACTGCCAAGAGGACTACAGGGAAACCAGACTGGTTCATCGTTATGATCCCACCATCCAATTTTGGGAGAATATGGGCGAGATGCCAGGACCCAACACTGACATACGAGCCTGTTTGCTTCACCTACCCAACCACTTAAGACAATGA
- the LOC112254086 gene encoding zinc finger protein 79-like — MSKLQSFRVFLNERLTEAAVEIFGAVEKAVVEYQEENDRLRRMLRITPEIKLCGIGSLQLSLAVSEEAVPPEQQHCEQEWSPSLGQEDPRHTQIKEEQEELWTSQEEEQLQGLEPDIIEFKFTPSCVKSECDQEVSLQSLTLPLTQTMENRERDCTPVDLKPCGTVTNLKGLDIPCDRPSDQNNASGHSSAVSSHPVGLYSSPPMDANAPLGERRSKPSTTSIHIHCCHDCGETFALKADLQRHLTHPKKRPNECRLCKKHYNSICELKTHVRLCQGGKPCLVCGETFRYKGDLSRHMKTHKGEKPFSCSDCGKSFNRKEYLTEHIRTHTGEKPFSCGVCGKTFSQRGALGRHIRTHTGEKPFSCGDCGKRFRQKGDLGKHMLTHTGEKIFSCGDCGKCFSRNHTT; from the exons ATGTCTAAACTACAGTCGTTTCGTGTGTTTTTAAATGAGCGCTTAACGGAGGCTGCTGTGGAGATTTTCGGTGCAGTTGAGAAAGCGGTAGTGGAGTACCAGGAGGAGAATGATCGGCTACGGAGAATGCTGCGAATCACACCGGAGATAAAACTATGTGGAATAG gcTCCCTGCAGctgtctcttgctgtctctgAAGAGGCGGTTCCccctgagcagcagcactgtgagcaggagtggagccccagtctgggGCAGGAGGACCCAAGGCACacacagattaaagaggaacaggaggaactCTGGACCAGTCAGGAGGAAGAACAGCTTCAAGGGCTGGAGCCTGATATCATAGAGTTCAAATTTACTCCTTCCTGTGTGAAAAGTGAATGTGATCAGGAGGTCTCACTTCAGTCGTTAACtcttcccctaacccagacaatggAGAACAGAGAGCGTGACTGTACACCAGTGGATCTCAAACCTTGTGGCACTGTTACCAACCTAAAGGGTCTTGACATTCCTTGTGACCGTCCAAGTGATCAAAACAATGCCTCCGGACACAGCTCAGCCGTAAGCAGCCACCCAGTAGGACTTTACAGCAGCCCACCAATGGATGCCAACGCACCATTGGGGGAACGCCGTTCTAAACCCAGCACCACATCTATACATATTCACTGCTGCCATGACTGTGGTGAAACATTTGCTCTGAAAGCTGACCTGCAGAGGCATTTGACTCACCCCAAGAAGAGACCCAATGAATGCCGCTTATGCAAAAAACACTACAACTCCATCTGTGAACTGAAGACCCATGTTCGACTCTGTCAGGGTGGGAAACCCTGCCTTGTTTGTGGCGAGACCTTCAGATACAAAGGAGATCTGTCCAGGCACATGAAGACTCACAAAGGAGAGAAACCATTCAGCTGTAGTGACTGTGGGAAAAGTTTCAATCGCAAAGAGTACCTAACCGAACATATacggactcacacaggagagaaaccatttagctgtggcGTCTGTGGGAAAACCTTCAGTCAAAGGGGAGCCCTAGGGAGGCATATacggactcacacaggagagaaaccgtttAGCTGTGGCGACTGTGGGAAACGATTCCGGCAGAAGGGTGACCTAGGGAAGCATATGTTGacgcacacaggagagaaaatatttagctgtggtgactgtgggaaatGTTTCAGTCGCAATCATACTACCTGA